The Flavobacterium praedii genome window below encodes:
- the glmS gene encoding glutamine--fructose-6-phosphate transaminase (isomerizing), with translation MCGIVGYIGYREAYPIVIKGLKRLEYRGYDSAGVMLYDGENIKLSKTKGKVSDLEAKAEKEITTNGTIGIGHTRWATHGVPNDVNSHPHVSNSGDLVIIHNGIIENYAPLKVELINRGYVFTSDTDSEVLINLIEEVQKKEKLKLGKAVQVALNQVVGAYAIAVFDKKNPNEIVAARLGSPLAIGIGEGEYFIASDASPFIEYTSNAVYLEDGEMANIRLHRPMKVRKIKDDTIVDPYIQELQMNLEQIEKGGYDHFMLKEIYEQPSVIKDTYRGRLHANEGIVQLAGVEDNLEKFLNADRIIIIACGTSWHAGLVAEYVIEEFARIPVEVEYASEFRYRNPIINSKDVVIAISQSGETADTMAAIKLAKEHGAFVFGVCNVVGSSISRESHAGAYTHAGPEIGVASTKAFTTQITVLTMIALRLAQAKGTLSKSDFHMYLQELEIIPEKVKEALETNDKAKEIAAIFKDAPNCLYLGRGYNFPVALEGALKLKEISYIHAEGYPAAEMKHGPIALIDELMPVIVIAPKQGHYDKIVSNIQEIKSRSGKIIAVVTKGDTQVRELADYVIEIPETSDALSPLITTIPLQLLSYHIAVMRGCNVDQPRNLAKSVTVE, from the coding sequence ATGTGCGGAATAGTTGGATATATTGGTTATAGAGAAGCTTATCCTATTGTTATAAAAGGATTAAAAAGGTTGGAATATCGCGGATATGACAGTGCGGGTGTAATGTTGTATGATGGTGAAAACATAAAGTTGTCTAAAACTAAAGGAAAAGTTTCGGATCTTGAAGCAAAAGCAGAGAAAGAAATTACTACAAACGGAACAATTGGAATTGGACATACACGTTGGGCGACTCATGGTGTGCCGAATGATGTCAATTCGCATCCTCATGTTTCTAATTCCGGTGACTTAGTAATTATTCATAATGGAATCATCGAAAATTATGCTCCTTTAAAAGTAGAGTTAATAAATAGAGGGTATGTTTTTACGTCTGATACTGATTCTGAAGTTTTGATCAATCTAATTGAAGAAGTTCAAAAAAAGGAAAAATTAAAATTAGGTAAAGCAGTTCAAGTAGCTTTAAATCAAGTAGTAGGTGCGTATGCAATTGCCGTATTTGATAAAAAAAACCCAAATGAAATTGTTGCTGCACGTTTAGGGAGTCCTTTGGCTATTGGTATAGGTGAAGGAGAGTATTTTATAGCCTCTGATGCTTCACCATTTATTGAATATACTTCAAATGCGGTTTATCTTGAAGATGGTGAAATGGCTAATATCAGACTTCATAGACCGATGAAGGTTCGTAAAATTAAAGATGATACTATTGTTGATCCTTATATTCAAGAGCTTCAAATGAATTTGGAACAAATTGAAAAAGGGGGTTACGATCACTTTATGCTAAAAGAAATCTATGAGCAACCAAGTGTAATAAAAGATACTTACAGAGGAAGATTACATGCCAATGAAGGAATTGTTCAATTAGCAGGTGTTGAAGATAATCTTGAGAAGTTTTTGAATGCAGATCGTATAATTATTATTGCTTGCGGAACGTCATGGCATGCTGGTCTGGTTGCCGAATATGTTATTGAAGAGTTTGCTCGAATCCCTGTTGAAGTAGAATATGCTTCTGAATTTAGATATAGAAACCCAATAATTAATAGTAAGGATGTTGTTATTGCTATTTCTCAATCTGGTGAAACAGCTGATACAATGGCAGCAATTAAATTAGCAAAAGAGCACGGAGCTTTTGTTTTTGGTGTTTGTAACGTAGTAGGTTCTTCTATTTCAAGAGAATCTCATGCGGGTGCCTATACACATGCTGGGCCAGAGATAGGTGTGGCTTCTACAAAAGCTTTTACTACTCAAATTACGGTGTTAACAATGATTGCGCTTCGTTTGGCTCAAGCCAAAGGAACTTTATCTAAGTCGGATTTCCATATGTATTTACAAGAATTAGAAATAATTCCTGAAAAAGTTAAGGAAGCTCTAGAGACTAATGATAAAGCAAAAGAAATTGCCGCTATATTTAAAGATGCTCCAAATTGTTTGTATTTAGGGCGTGGTTATAATTTTCCAGTTGCATTAGAAGGAGCTTTAAAACTTAAAGAGATTTCATATATTCATGCTGAAGGTTATCCTGCTGCCGAAATGAAACACGGTCCAATTGCATTAATTGATGAATTAATGCCAGTAATTGTAATTGCACCAAAACAAGGGCATTATGACAAAATAGTAAGTAATATACAAGAAATTAAATCAAGAAGCGGTAAAATTATTGCTGTTGTTACCAAAGGAGATACTCAAGTTCGTGAATTAGCGGATTATGTAATTGAGATTCCCGAAACATCAGATGCACTATCTCCATTGATTACAACAATTCCTTTGCAATTATTATCTTATCATATAGCTGTTATGAGAGGTTGTAATGTTGATCAACCTCGAAATTTAGCAAAATCGGTAACTGTTGAATAG
- a CDS encoding DUF4270 domain-containing protein — protein MLKNSFFKIIPFLLFSALLVSCDKEFSVIGEDLIDSDSFGITKEEFPVVAYNQKLNAIQTNNLEVNAFGIYVNPSFGTTKANFVTQLALASPGPTIDKTATVKSVVLTVPYFYDKTKTVLDNSNGNSTYVLDSIYGLPEKSKMKLSIYESGYFMRDLDPAEQFLKPQKFYNDQYDDFYSQIIPLNNAPYYLNDDKTDLSQNLEFFFDPSEHRVTTQVDGKDVVTRTPPGMQLNLNNAFFQEKLFGALGAPAGSLATNEIFKNYFRGLFFNIEAVNGNDGNLAMLNFKAGKITVTYSETIDSKAVEKTLILELKGNTVSLLDESNSNAKYISATLKSNVDEVNGDPNLYLKGGAGSLSVVKLFGDVDNFGDDGVSGLKNGVPDNLDIMRTNKYLINQANLVFHLNTTEMGSSFVPQRIYLYDYTNNQVLSDYYESTTVSSNTKYNKYIFGGILAKETAANGGGSYYKLRITNHIRNLVKYKDSTNVKLGLVITEDINKSSFYALKDKNGSPLFAPMASVMNPLGVILYGNNLPIDDKKRLKFEIYYTKPN, from the coding sequence ATGCTTAAAAATTCCTTTTTTAAAATAATTCCTTTCCTTTTATTTAGTGCACTTTTAGTTTCCTGTGATAAAGAGTTTAGTGTTATCGGTGAAGATCTTATAGATAGTGATTCTTTTGGTATTACAAAAGAAGAGTTTCCAGTTGTTGCATATAATCAAAAATTAAATGCAATTCAGACCAATAACTTGGAAGTAAATGCTTTTGGTATTTATGTAAATCCTTCTTTTGGTACTACAAAAGCTAATTTTGTAACTCAATTAGCGTTAGCGTCGCCAGGTCCAACTATCGATAAAACTGCAACTGTAAAAAGTGTTGTGTTGACGGTACCTTATTTTTATGATAAAACTAAAACGGTTCTGGATAATTCAAATGGGAACAGTACTTATGTTTTGGATTCAATTTATGGGCTACCAGAAAAATCTAAGATGAAACTCAGTATCTATGAATCTGGTTATTTTATGAGGGATTTAGATCCTGCCGAGCAGTTTTTGAAGCCACAAAAATTTTATAATGATCAGTATGATGATTTTTATTCTCAAATAATTCCATTGAATAATGCACCTTACTATCTTAATGATGATAAAACGGATTTGTCACAAAATTTGGAGTTCTTTTTTGATCCTTCAGAACATAGGGTTACTACACAAGTTGATGGTAAGGATGTTGTCACGCGAACTCCTCCAGGTATGCAATTGAATTTGAATAATGCCTTTTTTCAGGAAAAATTATTCGGAGCATTAGGTGCGCCAGCGGGTTCATTAGCTACCAATGAAATTTTTAAAAATTATTTTAGAGGATTGTTTTTTAATATAGAAGCGGTAAATGGTAATGATGGAAATTTAGCGATGTTGAATTTTAAAGCTGGAAAGATTACCGTAACCTATTCAGAAACTATTGATTCAAAAGCTGTTGAAAAAACTTTGATATTGGAATTAAAAGGGAATACGGTTAGTTTGCTAGATGAAAGTAATAGTAATGCAAAGTATATCAGTGCAACCCTAAAATCTAATGTAGACGAAGTTAATGGAGATCCTAATCTTTATCTAAAAGGAGGGGCAGGTTCATTATCTGTTGTGAAATTGTTTGGTGATGTAGATAATTTTGGAGATGATGGCGTTAGCGGCCTGAAAAATGGAGTGCCTGATAATTTGGATATAATGCGTACCAATAAATATCTTATTAATCAAGCTAATTTGGTTTTTCATTTAAATACAACCGAAATGGGTTCCAGTTTTGTGCCTCAGAGAATTTACTTATATGATTATACGAACAATCAGGTGTTATCGGATTATTATGAAAGTACCACGGTTTCTTCAAACACTAAATATAATAAATACATTTTTGGAGGTATACTTGCTAAAGAAACGGCAGCCAATGGTGGCGGTTCTTATTATAAATTGAGAATTACAAATCACATACGAAATCTTGTTAAATATAAAGATTCTACCAATGTAAAGTTGGGACTTGTAATTACAGAGGATATAAATAAATCCAGTTTTTATGCATTAAAAGATAAAAATGGTAGTCCATTATTTGCACCAATGGCTTCTGTGATGAATCCGCTAGGAGTTATTCTATATGGTAATAATTTGCCAATAGATGATAAAAAAAGATTGAAATTCGAAATTTATTATACAAAACCTAATTAA
- a CDS encoding glycogen/starch synthase, with product MKDKRILYVSSEVVPYLAENEVSLMSYDVPKMINDQGGQIRIFMPRYGNINERRHQLHEVIRLSGMNLVVNDLDMPLIIKVASIPKERIQVYFIDNDEYFKRKATFADEEGIMYPDNDERAIFFAKGVVETVKKLNWVPDIIHVHGWMASMLPVYMKHFYKNEALFSDTKIVTSVYSQSFDGTLDVEMINKVRFDGVPDEAITDLEIPNYENIMKTTILNSDAVIIASGGVSSSLTKYIESSNKPFLTLKSKEEFAVAYTEFYKNMLL from the coding sequence ATGAAAGATAAGAGGATATTATACGTATCATCTGAAGTTGTACCTTATCTCGCTGAAAATGAGGTTTCATTAATGTCTTATGACGTACCAAAAATGATTAATGATCAAGGCGGGCAAATTAGAATTTTTATGCCAAGGTATGGAAATATAAACGAGAGAAGACATCAATTACATGAAGTAATTCGACTTTCTGGAATGAATTTAGTGGTGAATGATTTGGATATGCCACTGATTATAAAAGTTGCTTCTATTCCAAAGGAAAGAATTCAGGTTTATTTTATCGATAATGACGAATACTTTAAGCGAAAAGCCACTTTTGCCGATGAAGAAGGAATTATGTATCCTGATAATGATGAACGCGCTATCTTTTTTGCCAAAGGTGTTGTAGAAACGGTTAAAAAATTAAATTGGGTTCCAGATATTATCCACGTACACGGTTGGATGGCTTCTATGTTGCCGGTTTATATGAAACATTTTTACAAAAATGAAGCTTTATTTTCTGATACTAAAATTGTAACTTCTGTTTATAGTCAATCATTTGATGGGACTTTGGATGTTGAAATGATCAATAAAGTTAGATTTGATGGTGTTCCAGATGAAGCAATTACCGATTTGGAGATTCCAAATTATGAAAATATCATGAAAACTACCATTCTTAATTCTGATGCAGTTATAATTGCATCTGGAGGAGTGTCTTCAAGTTTAACAAAATATATAGAGTCTTCAAACAAACCTTTTTTAACTTTGAAATCTAAAGAAGAGTTTGCGGTAGCTTATACCGAGTTCTATAAAAATATGTTGTTATAA
- the panC gene encoding pantoate--beta-alanine ligase: protein MQIFYGKAALMDYLNSIKTTNSTIGFVPTMGALHKGHQSLMFESIKENDITVVSIFVNPTQFNNPDDLEKYPRTLEEDIKKISNIHSDIIVFAPTVEDMYEGNTLSQSFDFDGLENKMEGKFRPGHFDGVGTIVKRLFEIVSPTRAYFGEKDFQQVQIIKKLVEKNQIPVKIIECPIFRETNNLAMSSRNERLTLQQREEAGIIYKILVQAKSMFANNSAQKINSWVKKELEKNKTFTLEYFEIADEATLSTCIKKNKNKKYRAFIAVFINNIRLIDTISLN from the coding sequence ATGCAAATTTTCTATGGAAAAGCAGCTTTAATGGACTATTTAAACTCCATAAAGACTACAAATTCTACAATTGGATTTGTTCCAACTATGGGTGCTTTACATAAAGGTCACCAGTCCCTAATGTTTGAATCTATTAAAGAAAACGACATAACTGTTGTTAGTATTTTTGTAAATCCAACACAATTTAACAATCCTGATGACTTAGAAAAATATCCTCGAACTCTAGAAGAAGATATTAAAAAAATCTCCAATATCCATTCAGACATAATCGTCTTTGCTCCTACTGTTGAAGATATGTATGAAGGAAATACCTTATCGCAGTCATTTGATTTTGATGGGCTAGAAAATAAAATGGAAGGAAAGTTTAGACCCGGACATTTTGATGGCGTTGGTACCATTGTAAAACGTCTTTTTGAAATAGTTTCTCCTACTAGGGCTTATTTTGGAGAGAAGGATTTTCAGCAAGTACAAATAATAAAAAAATTGGTTGAAAAAAACCAAATCCCGGTGAAAATTATTGAATGCCCTATTTTTCGAGAGACAAACAACTTAGCGATGAGTTCTCGAAATGAACGCTTAACTTTGCAGCAAAGAGAAGAAGCTGGTATTATTTACAAAATACTTGTCCAAGCAAAATCTATGTTTGCAAATAATAGCGCGCAAAAAATCAATTCATGGGTAAAAAAAGAATTGGAAAAGAACAAAACCTTTACTTTAGAATACTTTGAAATTGCAGATGAAGCTACTCTTTCGACTTGCATTAAAAAAAATAAAAATAAAAAATATCGAGCATTCATAGCTGTATTTATCAATAACATTCGATTAATAGATACCATTTCATTAAATTAA
- the panD gene encoding aspartate 1-decarboxylase codes for MHIQVVKSKIHRVKVTGADLNYIGSITIDEALLEASNIIEGEKVSIVNINNGERFDTYAIVGEKNSGIITLNGPAARKVQKDDIIIIISYATLEFEEAKTFKPWIIFPNENDNSLT; via the coding sequence ATGCACATTCAAGTTGTTAAATCAAAAATACACCGAGTAAAAGTTACAGGAGCCGACTTAAACTATATCGGAAGCATCACTATAGACGAAGCCTTACTAGAAGCATCCAATATAATAGAAGGCGAAAAAGTTTCAATTGTAAATATAAATAATGGAGAACGTTTTGATACGTATGCCATTGTGGGTGAAAAAAATTCGGGAATAATTACACTTAATGGTCCTGCTGCGCGTAAAGTACAAAAGGACGATATCATCATCATTATTTCGTATGCAACATTAGAATTTGAAGAAGCAAAAACTTTCAAACCTTGGATTATTTTCCCTAATGAAAACGACAATAGTTTGACATAG
- a CDS encoding alpha/beta hydrolase — MKQLVTLLIGLLTITSYSQVKTISYNSDKLQEKRELYISLPASYEKNPTKKYPLLFVLDADYLLNPFLGTLKYGAYWDDLPEVIIVGIAQNDQRSVDCGLDIVTGMPDGKSVDFFDFISLELIPYIQKEYRTTNFKIIAGHDLTAAFSNFFLYKDNSLFNAYISLSPELPVNMENELPNFLASSKLPLFYYLSTADGDEKKMQERIKIMDTKIRAIQNPNLNYKFEDFTETSHFSIVLHSAPTALYQIFAAAQPISTNEYTTKIATLKEGYVDYLKTKYDIIENSFGIKSTIRINDFKAIEAAVLENKDYNELDGLAILADKSYPKSMLGDYFLATMFEYKGDNPRAVRYYMSGFNKEEIADLTKDMMFAKAEELKKTFAKKPKIKGKVGQVEETKEVPAEETPATETPVTEEKKQ, encoded by the coding sequence ATGAAACAACTAGTAACACTTTTAATAGGACTTCTTACAATTACAAGTTATTCGCAAGTAAAGACAATCAGTTATAATTCAGACAAACTTCAAGAAAAAAGAGAATTATACATTTCACTTCCAGCTTCTTATGAAAAAAATCCAACGAAAAAATACCCTTTACTTTTCGTTTTAGATGCTGATTATTTGCTAAATCCGTTTTTAGGCACTTTAAAATATGGAGCATATTGGGATGATTTACCCGAAGTAATTATAGTAGGTATAGCACAAAATGACCAAAGATCAGTAGATTGTGGTTTAGACATAGTCACTGGAATGCCTGATGGAAAAAGCGTAGATTTTTTTGATTTTATATCTCTAGAACTTATTCCATACATACAAAAAGAGTACAGAACAACCAATTTTAAAATCATTGCTGGCCATGATCTCACAGCGGCTTTCTCTAACTTTTTTCTTTACAAGGACAATTCTTTATTCAATGCCTACATTAGCCTAAGTCCTGAATTACCAGTAAATATGGAAAATGAGTTGCCCAATTTTTTAGCTTCAAGCAAACTTCCTCTTTTTTATTATTTATCAACAGCTGATGGTGATGAAAAAAAAATGCAGGAAAGAATCAAAATCATGGACACTAAAATTCGAGCCATTCAAAATCCAAATTTGAATTATAAATTTGAAGATTTCACAGAAACCTCCCATTTCTCGATAGTTTTACATTCAGCTCCGACAGCATTATATCAAATTTTTGCTGCGGCCCAACCCATATCTACAAACGAATATACTACCAAAATAGCAACACTTAAAGAAGGTTATGTTGATTATTTAAAAACTAAATATGACATAATTGAAAATTCATTTGGTATAAAAAGTACCATTCGCATAAATGATTTTAAAGCAATTGAAGCAGCCGTATTAGAAAACAAAGACTATAATGAATTAGATGGTTTGGCTATACTTGCTGATAAAAGTTATCCAAAAAGTATGTTGGGCGATTATTTTTTGGCAACAATGTTTGAATATAAAGGTGATAATCCAAGAGCAGTTCGCTATTATATGTCTGGCTTCAACAAAGAAGAAATTGCAGATCTGACCAAAGATATGATGTTTGCCAAAGCAGAAGAATTGAAAAAAACCTTTGCAAAAAAACCAAAAATTAAAGGCAAAGTTGGTCAAGTTGAAGAAACTAAAGAAGTTCCTGCAGAAGAAACTCCTGCAACTGAAACTCCTGTTACCGAAGAAAAAAAACAATAA
- the radA gene encoding DNA repair protein RadA, translating into MAKVKTTFFCQNCGAQYAKWQGQCNSCKEWNTIAEEIIQKQEKVAWKSESSSTSKAPKPLRINEIDSAEEIRLDTTDNELNRVLGGGIVPGSLILLGGEPGIGKSTLLLQISLKLPYKTLYVSGEESQKQIKMRAERITPNGDNCYILTETKTQNIFKQIEAIQPEIVIIDSIQTLHTDYIESTAGSISQIRETTAELIKFAKETNIPVILIGHITKDGTIAGPKILEHMVDTVLQFEGDRNHVYRILRSLKNRFGSTAEIGIYEMLGSGLREVSNPSEILISHKDEELSGTAIATTLEGMRPLMIEIQSLVSTAVYGTPQRSTTGYNAKRLNMILAVLEKRAGFRLGAKDVFLNVTGGISVDDPAIDLAVVAAILSSNEDIPVNKDFCFAGEVGLSGEIRPVNRVDQRIQEAEKLGFSTIFVSKYNKIALKNTGIKIQLVAKIEDVASQLFE; encoded by the coding sequence ATGGCCAAAGTAAAAACAACCTTTTTTTGCCAGAATTGTGGCGCACAATATGCTAAATGGCAAGGACAGTGCAATTCTTGCAAAGAATGGAATACTATCGCCGAAGAAATTATTCAAAAACAAGAAAAAGTAGCTTGGAAAAGCGAATCTTCATCTACCAGTAAAGCGCCAAAACCTTTACGAATTAACGAAATTGACAGCGCCGAAGAAATTCGGCTAGACACTACCGACAATGAACTAAACAGAGTCTTGGGTGGCGGAATTGTGCCTGGCTCCTTAATTCTTTTGGGTGGCGAACCAGGTATTGGAAAAAGCACTCTTTTGTTACAAATTTCTTTAAAATTACCCTACAAAACTTTATACGTTTCGGGTGAAGAAAGCCAAAAGCAAATCAAAATGCGCGCGGAGCGTATCACTCCAAACGGAGACAATTGCTATATTCTTACCGAAACCAAAACGCAGAATATTTTCAAACAAATTGAAGCCATTCAGCCCGAAATTGTAATTATTGATTCTATTCAAACCTTACATACCGATTACATTGAATCAACTGCGGGAAGTATTTCTCAAATACGGGAAACCACAGCTGAATTAATAAAATTTGCCAAAGAAACCAATATCCCCGTAATTTTAATCGGTCACATTACCAAAGACGGAACGATTGCCGGACCAAAAATTTTGGAACACATGGTCGATACAGTGCTTCAATTTGAAGGTGATCGTAATCATGTCTATCGCATTTTACGCTCGCTAAAAAACCGTTTCGGCTCTACTGCCGAAATCGGAATCTACGAAATGTTGGGTAGCGGTTTACGAGAAGTTTCGAATCCTTCCGAAATACTAATTTCACACAAAGACGAAGAATTATCAGGAACTGCCATTGCCACAACCCTAGAAGGCATGCGCCCTTTGATGATTGAAATTCAATCTTTGGTAAGCACCGCCGTTTATGGAACTCCACAGAGAAGTACTACAGGTTACAACGCCAAAAGACTGAATATGATTTTGGCCGTATTAGAAAAAAGAGCAGGTTTCCGATTGGGAGCCAAAGACGTTTTTCTGAACGTAACTGGAGGAATATCAGTTGATGATCCTGCCATTGATTTGGCTGTAGTTGCCGCCATTTTATCGTCTAATGAAGATATTCCTGTCAATAAAGACTTTTGTTTTGCAGGCGAAGTGGGACTCTCGGGAGAAATTCGCCCTGTGAACCGAGTGGATCAACGCATTCAAGAAGCAGAAAAATTAGGATTTTCGACTATTTTTGTATCCAAATACAATAAAATTGCCTTAAAAAATACGGGTATAAAAATTCAATTGGTGGCTAAAATCGAAGACGTGGCCAGCCAATTGTTTGAGTAA
- a CDS encoding transglycosylase domain-containing protein — MRTNKQKLLLASKILGIVIVVLLIGFLAFRNELLNQAIDKVSTTMKLEYNSEFAIKKASFDGVSGIELDEITLAPKNLDTIFKIQKIKTSVNLWRLLIGDVQLGTLEIKNGYVQLTKKGKIKNFGVFLKKDKNEPRSTKKRDYAEFAYRIISKVLNLVPTDMNIENLVFKLDDNGKKATVNIKKLSLFETKLESAIDVQTNTFAQRWKINGMADPRNKKGDLRFFNIDTGAIKVPYFDERYNLKASFDSIRFNVQNIDMSGGELHFDGYTSITNLKMNHKRIANKDVVIKNARFDYRFLLGSDFISIDSSSTVQFNKIKLHPYLSYNTEEDTVYKLKVAIPKMKAQDFITSLPDGLFTHFQGMEATGDFDYKLDFMFNKNRPNTIVFKSNITKQNLKINKYGNIDLGKLNGEFTYRAIDKGVPQRPVFVGASNPYYTTLDQISPYLQKCVLTSEDPSFMSHHGFINEAFKQSILKNIRTKKFSRGASTISMQLVKNVFLTREKTLSRKLEEILLVYIIENNHITSKQRMLEVYFNIIEWGPNVYGIGEAAEFYFQKKPADLNVNECLYLATIIPKPKKFMWQFDQEGLQKAYATKQQTFLRNLMFRRGLLVPEDTIGLSKSILLTGRAHSLLNIKVQDTTVIDSMAVKEEFDF; from the coding sequence ATGAGAACTAACAAACAAAAGTTACTATTGGCTTCCAAAATACTTGGAATCGTTATTGTTGTACTCCTAATTGGTTTTCTAGCATTTAGAAATGAACTTTTAAACCAAGCCATCGATAAAGTTTCAACCACAATGAAACTGGAATACAACAGCGAATTTGCCATAAAAAAAGCTTCTTTTGATGGTGTTTCGGGAATAGAATTGGACGAAATTACTTTGGCTCCGAAAAATCTGGATACCATTTTTAAAATTCAAAAAATAAAAACCAGCGTTAATTTATGGCGATTGCTAATCGGCGATGTGCAGCTCGGTACCTTGGAAATAAAAAATGGTTATGTACAATTGACCAAAAAAGGCAAAATAAAAAACTTTGGCGTTTTCTTAAAAAAGGACAAAAACGAACCGAGATCCACTAAAAAAAGAGATTATGCCGAATTTGCCTATCGCATTATATCCAAAGTCCTTAATTTGGTTCCAACAGACATGAATATTGAAAATCTAGTATTCAAACTCGATGATAATGGCAAAAAAGCAACAGTAAACATCAAAAAACTATCCTTATTTGAAACCAAATTGGAATCGGCTATCGATGTTCAAACCAATACTTTTGCACAAAGATGGAAAATCAACGGAATGGCAGATCCTAGAAACAAAAAAGGGGATCTACGTTTTTTTAATATTGACACTGGCGCGATTAAAGTTCCTTATTTTGATGAGCGTTACAACCTAAAAGCAAGTTTTGATTCCATCCGATTCAATGTTCAAAATATTGACATGAGTGGCGGCGAATTGCACTTTGACGGTTATACTTCGATTACAAATTTGAAAATGAACCATAAAAGAATTGCTAACAAAGATGTTGTCATCAAAAATGCGAGATTTGATTATCGTTTCTTATTGGGTTCGGATTTCATCTCTATTGACAGCAGTTCGACCGTTCAATTCAACAAAATTAAACTTCATCCTTACCTTTCCTACAATACCGAAGAAGATACGGTTTATAAACTCAAAGTGGCTATTCCAAAAATGAAAGCGCAAGACTTTATTACTTCTCTCCCTGATGGTTTATTTACCCATTTCCAAGGTATGGAAGCCACTGGAGATTTTGATTATAAATTGGATTTTATGTTCAACAAAAACAGACCCAATACCATTGTTTTTAAGAGTAACATAACCAAACAAAATTTAAAAATAAACAAATACGGAAATATTGACCTGGGCAAATTAAATGGCGAATTTACATATCGAGCCATTGACAAAGGCGTACCACAACGCCCTGTTTTTGTAGGCGCCAGCAATCCGTATTACACGACTTTGGACCAAATTTCCCCTTACTTGCAAAAATGCGTTTTAACATCTGAAGATCCTTCTTTTATGTCACACCACGGCTTTATAAACGAAGCCTTCAAACAGTCGATTCTGAAAAACATTCGCACCAAAAAATTCTCTCGTGGGGCGAGTACCATAAGCATGCAATTGGTTAAAAACGTATTTCTTACCCGCGAAAAAACCTTGTCAAGAAAACTGGAAGAAATTCTGTTGGTGTACATCATCGAAAACAATCACATCACGAGCAAGCAACGTATGCTGGAGGTTTATTTTAATATTATCGAATGGGGACCAAACGTATATGGAATTGGCGAAGCAGCCGAATTCTACTTCCAGAAAAAACCAGCCGATTTGAATGTAAACGAATGTTTGTACTTGGCAACGATTATCCCAAAACCAAAAAAATTCATGTGGCAATTTGACCAAGAAGGGTTGCAAAAAGCCTATGCAACCAAACAACAGACTTTCTTGAGAAATTTAATGTTTCGCCGAGGTTTGTTAGTACCTGAAGACACTATTGGTTTGTCTAAATCTATCCTATTGACGGGTCGAGCGCATTCGTTATTGAACATCAAAGTTCAAGATACAACGGTAATTGATTCGATGGCGGTGAAGGAAGAGTTTGATTTTTAA